Part of the Panicum virgatum strain AP13 chromosome 4N, P.virgatum_v5, whole genome shotgun sequence genome is shown below.
GCCTGGAGTCATTGGTTGACCACCAGGTGTACCCGGAAGATACGCGGCAGAATTTGGAGTCATCGGTTGACCAACAGGTGTGGAAGGCACGTATGGACTCGGAGCATTTGCTAGGAGATCAGAATGAAAACATATCATCAGAACAAAACTATCCACAAAACGGTTCATAAATACATCACATTTGTACATCAAATAAACAAATAGATTTCTATACCATAATTGTCCCGAGGAGTCGGAGCATCATTGAAACTAACTCCTGGAGTGTTTGCCCACCCTGATCCAGGTGTGGGGGCTTCGTATGGCCGAGCTGGTGGAGTTCCTGGCTGAAAATTTTGCAAGAAAATGAACGTGGAAGTTACATATCTGCACCAAACAAGGCACCAAATAAGGAATAGGACTGGACTGGCGAAACCTAACCTGGTAGGCTGGACTGCTACTCCAAGTAGCAGGGTTTCCATCTTCCCAATTATCCCTGGTAAAACACCAACACGGCAATGATCAAAATCACATATAAATGGTACTTCTAAAATAAATGGTGAGCCTTTGTTTGAAACCAAGAAATTCTCTTTCCTGCATCCCAAACAGACCCTTCAGCTATTTATACAACCCTAGTTCCAAGATATGTACATGGATCAGAAATATCATTGTGGAAAAAATCACAACCTCGGAGGACTCATAGGAGCCCAGGCTCGACTACGCATAGGAGTTCGCATCCCGTCATGTATTGGTGTTGCTGTAGCAATTGAATGGGCAAATTATTACAGAACAAACTAAACGAATGACAAATACTAAATGGATAGGACAAAAGGCGTCTATAGATTCCCATTCCAAGTTTACTAAGGTGGGAACACTTGTGAAACGGTTAGAATAGCTTAGGCTCCCTTGTTCATGTCAACAAATAAAATGGATACAAACACACAGCCCATACACAGACAAAGGACAATGAGAATTATCTTGCCTTTTAAAGAAACTCCATAGTCTTCAAAACAATTAGATATAAGCAAACAAATATATTGATCAAAGGACAGCAACTTGCGATATGGGGATAGACTCAAACTAAAAATCAGCAACTCATATGGGCAAACAGAAATATCCTTTCATCCATGGGAAGTTGGGAACAGATTTGAAATATCAGGACAAAAGGAAAACAAACCTCCAGGGTCCCGTATTGGAGTCTGGTAAGCATGGTGTGGTGTTCGAGACGGGTGCATTGGTGTTTCACCACCCAATGAATAACGAGGTTCACTGATGATACGATAATACTCCAGTTAACAAAATAGATCAACAAGTTTGATTAAAATGACAAATGGGGAAAATATTACCGGAATGGTGTTGCGACAGTAGGAGTGTCAGCAATATCATCTCTTTTAACTGTGTATTTGTAGTCATATTAGCCTTCAATATGTGAGAATCATAGGACAGATAACAGTATGAGGATTCACCTGTGACAATCTTCATCAATGAATCAAGCTCCACACGGACAAGTGCACCAGTCACCTCTTTGACACGGCCACGGTACCCCTTGTAAGGACCAGACTTAATTTTGATACATTTTCCCACCAAGGCATCATGCCCTCTACCACCACGACCACCTCCAAATCTTCCACCATCTGCATTGGATAGCTAGACTACATTAGGTGATAATCTGCAGCTACACAAAGCAACTGACCTTGGTTTAAGAAATCTAGATGATTGAATAGTCAGCTGTAACACATTCAGGCAAAATAAGCCTTGGAAGTTGGAAACTCGAAGTATATAAAAAGATCATACAATTCATGTGAGGTCCTCTTGGGGGCAGCCTTCCTGGAGATTGCAAAATGCTTGCTGGAGACCTCAATGCACCAAGCCGAGCATCTGCTGTGTCCATGACCTGCATCAATAAAATGAACAGTGAGACAGAAATTATCAAGAATAGCTGACCGAGGTTATTAAAAGGGTTCAGCACGAACATTTCCTCGATGGCCACCAGTTGATCCACCAACAAGAAGGCAAGATTGTGCTTTTGCACAAATAAAGCCTGCATGTTCAAGGTGATGCCTGTCGTAGATAAACAGTATCCCCTTGTGTATGTGTTCCACAGGTCCTTGCTTCCCCTAATTTGACAAAATATGGATGTGGATATAATAAGTAACAGAATAAACAGGAGTCAAAACAACCAACTAAAATCATAACATTTGAGAACTAGGACGCACCTTGCATGCTCCTTCAACAACCCTTACAACATCCTTCGCTGAGATAATATTATTTGACCTATCTTTTGCTGATGCACGACGATCAATTTTGCTTTTAATTTCTCTTAATTTCACGAGTACAACTTCAGGTCTATCTGGCACTCCTTTCAGAACCTAAATATACAACTTGGTAATTACAGCATGAAGTACAATCACCGTCATTAGTATAATATAATCCAATTACCTGAAATGCTTCAGCTTCCACCCTTATAATTACCCCAAATGACAAATTGCTGAAAATAGATTATGAGGAATACAAATAAGTAATCACAACAGACCAACTATGACAATTATTCACTGGAAGGGTAAGCTTACTCCAAAAGGACAAGATCATGCAGTTCATAATCACCAATTCTGGTAATCCCTGTGGTAATTTCAGAGCTTTCAACAACATGATCGGCAAACACGCGGATCTGTGTCATCCAACAATATAGCACAGTTAGGATGAAATAATCTCAAATAGATCAGCTTAAATGTTTCTATTTCATAAGATCGGTCAAAAATTGCTCACATGTTCTTTAGTTGTGTCGGACAAAATGATCAAGACATGTCCTTCCACTTTAACAACCATGCCAGTTGCACCTTCTTGAACACCTGAGATCACCTTGACATGGTCACCAGGTTTGAAATATTTGCAAAGCTCCTTCTCGTTGAAAGCTAATGTTTTCTGCAGTTGCAAGAAATGCATTAACAATAGACAAAATTACTCCTCCCCCATGAATTTCATCATAGAAATAAATAGCTGAAATTGCAATTAATTACCGGAAGATCAgatatttttggtctgatgtgAACTGTTTCATCCTCTACTTTCTCAACCCACCCCTCAAGATTTTTCAAATCGCCTTTAATAACAATGACGGCATCACCCTTCATGAAGTGGCCTTTTTTCCTGTTTGCGAACAGAGTGGACAAACTAGCCATGTCGCCATTCATGTCATCACCAGGCTTCCTAAATTTCTCAAGCTCATCGAATGATGGCTGAATATTATTTGTGTGGATTGATTTTGTGGAGACTGATTTGTACAAGAAACCATCTTTGAACTTCAGATTATCAACCCACTCAAAATACTCTCCAGATTCTTTATCCCGCCTCCGTTCCACTCGAATGTGCATCTCCCTGTTTGCATGGGATTAGCAAACAATAACAAAAACAATTTGATCGATTCTGAAGGAGAAAAATGTCACCTCGCCTCATCGATATTGAAGAATCGTGGTGGTGGGACAAATGCCTTCTTCTTTACAGTCTCTCTCCCTTCCTGAAATACAAATTGTCCGTCATTACCCAAATGAACTAATTAACTGAacagcttaaacaagagcaagCAAATTAACAACCAATCATGATAATAAGAATATTACTTCAAACAAGTACAGCTCAAAGATCACATACTTTTTGCTTTAGAGAAACATGAccaggagaaaaaaaaacacattgaGCACAAATGTGGAACAGGAATTTAGTCTCTTATGTTGCAATCAAACTGTGGACCTGATATCCCAACTTTGAGTATACATTTAAGCAGTGATGACTTGTTAACATTGTAATTTGTACATAAAAGAAGAGCATAAAACTGAGACGGGTAGATTAGCTCCACCCTCCAGCATAAAACTCAGACaagtatactagctccactccTCAATGTATATACAAGTAAACTAGATAGGAGGAGATTGTGAGAAACATGGGTTAGAACTTACCAGTTTACTAGCCAAAGCTTGTAGATCTATTCTAGGAATCAGCTTTACATCCACTCTTTGGCGTACATTGTCAACATCAACAACCTGAAGAATGTGACCATATAAATATTTGAAGAATGAAAAGAGGCAGAACCAGGAATGTCTTCCACTTTGGCTGAACCAGTTAACAACAGATGGACAAGCATGTGACTAGTAGAAATTAGATTAACTTCTAGTTTCTTTGACCCTAATGTATTACATGGATTACATGAGGTTAATTAGCTCAGCAGCTGTCCTGGCTCAACTACAGAACAATGATGCATAGTATTTATAAGAGAAGCGTTGCAGTAATACCTTAGCAAGGTCACCTTTATATATGCCCAACTTCATTCGGACCCAAGAATCCCTTGAAAGGTCAACAGATTTGCTCTCAACCGAGAGGACATCTGCCATTTCTTTTATTGGAACTAAGGTTATTTTTGCTGAAGCATAAATATTTCGTAGACCTTTGCAAGCCTGCATAGACCAAGTTAAGTAGGGGAAATGGAATCAGAAGAAGTTTATACCGAGTACATGCTTACCTCCTTGACATGGGCCTCCTTTTCAGCTTCAAcgtaaatataattttttagatGATCCAACGCCACAACAGACTTTATCTGAAGATCTGACCTATCGATGTACTTTTGCATCAGACAAATCGCAGTCTCTCTCTCATGTCCAATCTGAAGTCATAGTTATGCATTAGTAGACTTTAAGCCTAAAAGAAACATCCAGGCAGTTTAATAAAATAAATCTTGTGCATACCGCACATTTGACCATCCATAGTTTAGGATCCTTCACAGAAGGCAACAGAGCTTGCTGTTCCACTTCTGCAGCTTCCTCACCATACTCAATATGAGTGGATCTTGCATATCTCTCCCGTACTTG
Proteins encoded:
- the LOC120669570 gene encoding putative transcription elongation factor SPT5 homolog 1, with amino-acid sequence MARRGRDDDDDDEAEEEEDEEEAYDLDDEEEDEEDDYEEEARRGKASRGGGGGGKGGGGRKRSREDNFIDDSAIEDEDEEEEDDDGGARPRKKGGGGVRGFFDEEAQVDEDEEEEDDGEGEDDFINDAGANIPDEDVVRGSRRHSMPMRDEEEDIDEIERQVRERYARSTHIEYGEEAAEVEQQALLPSVKDPKLWMVKCAIGHERETAICLMQKYIDRSDLQIKSVVALDHLKNYIYVEAEKEAHVKEACKGLRNIYASAKITLVPIKEMADVLSVESKSVDLSRDSWVRMKLGIYKGDLAKVVDVDNVRQRVDVKLIPRIDLQALASKLEGRETVKKKAFVPPPRFFNIDEAREMHIRVERRRDKESGEYFEWVDNLKFKDGFLYKSVSTKSIHTNNIQPSFDELEKFRKPGDDMNGDMASLSTLFANRKKGHFMKGDAVIVIKGDLKNLEGWVEKVEDETVHIRPKISDLPKTLAFNEKELCKYFKPGDHVKVISGVQEGATGMVVKVEGHVLIILSDTTKEHIRVFADHVVESSEITTGITRIGDYELHDLVLLDNLSFGVIIRVEAEAFQVLKGVPDRPEVVLVKLREIKSKIDRRASAKDRSNNIISAKDVVRVVEGACKGKQGPVEHIHKGILFIYDRHHLEHAGFICAKAQSCLLVGGSTGGHRGNVMDTADARLGALRSPASILQSPGRLPPRGPHMNYGGRFGGGRGGRGHDALVGKCIKIKSGPYKGYRGRVKEVTGALVRVELDSLMKIVTVKRDDIADTPTVATPFREPRYSLGGETPMHPSRTPHHAYQTPIRDPGATPIHDGMRTPMRSRAWAPMSPPRDNWEDGNPATWSSSPAYQPGTPPARPYEAPTPGSGWANTPGVSFNDAPTPRDNYANAPSPYVPSTPVGQPMTPNSAAYLPGTPGGQPMTPGNVGMDIMSPIIGGEGEGTWLLPDVLVNVLRGGDDGPGVVREVLGDGSCRVALGSSGNGDVVTVLPNEVEVIRPKKSDRIKILNGNFRGYTGKLIGIDGSDGIVKLDDTYEVKILDMVILAKLAT